The Gallus gallus isolate bGalGal1 chromosome 3, bGalGal1.mat.broiler.GRCg7b, whole genome shotgun sequence genome window below encodes:
- the MCM9 gene encoding DNA helicase MCM9 isoform X2 → MALRADQVSLIGQVFESYLLQHHRDDILGILRQGDDEAHYPVLVDALTLFETNMEIGEYFNAFPSQVLPIFDGALRRAAMAVLQAATPSPELRMKPNLHARISGLPICPELTREHIPKTRDVGHFLSVTGTVIRTSLVKVLEFERSYICNKCKHVFVAKADFEQYYAFCRPSACLNEEGCNSTKFTCLSGTSSSPSSCRDYQEIKIQEQVQRLSVGSIPRCMVVVLEDDLVDSCKSGDDITVYGVVMQRWKPFHQDARCDLELVLKANYVKVNNEQLAGVTIDEEVRKEFEDFWEKHRNNPLAGRNEILASLCPQVFGLYLVKLAVAMVLAGGVQRIDATGTRIRVQASSNEVADRSLRIIKLTSGDWST, encoded by the exons ATGGCGCTGCGCGCCGACCAGGTGAGCCTCATCGGGCAGGTGTTCGAGTCCtacctgctgcagcaccaccGGGACGACATCCTCGGCATCCTGCGCCAGGGGGACGACGAGGCGCACTATCCGGTCCTCGTCGACGCCCTGACGCTGTTCGAGACCAACATGGAGATCGGGGAGTACTTCAACGCCTTCCCCAGCCAGGTGCTGCCCATCTTTGACGGTGCGCTACGCCGGGCAGCCATGGCGGTGCTGCAGGCCGCCACGCCATCCCCAGAGCTCCGCATGAAGCCAAACCTCCATGCCAGGATTTCAG GTTTGCCCATTTGCCCGGAGCTGACTCGAGAGCACATTCCTAAGACCAGGGATGTGGGTCACTTCTTGTCTGTCACTGGGACTGTCATCCGTACCAGTCTGGTGAAAGTGCTGGAATTTGAGCGGAGCTACATCTGCAATAAGTGCAAACACGTATTTGTGGCTAAGGCTGACTTTGAGCAGTACTATGCTTTCTGCCGTCCATCAGCCTGCCTGAATGAAGAGGGCTGCAACTCAACCAAGTTCACTTGCCTCTCTGGAAcatcctcctccccttccaGCTGCAGAGACTATCAGGAAATCAAAATTCAGgagcag GTTCAAAGACTGTCTGTCGGAAGCATCCCTCGTTGCATGGTGGTTGTTCTGGAAGATGACTTAGTGGACAGTTGCAAATCTG GAGATGACATCACAGTGTATGGAGTGGTAATGCAGAGATGGAAACCTTTCCATCAGGATGCACGCTGTGACTTGGAGCTTGTTTTGAAAGCCAACTACGTTAAAGTAAATAACGAGCAGCTAGCAGGTGTTACAATTGATGAAGAGGTCCGCAAGGAATTTGAAGACTTCTGGGAAAAGCATAGAAATAATCCCTTAGCAG GGAGGAATGAAATTTTGGCTAGTTTATGCCCTCAAGTGTTTGGATTGTACCTGGTGAAGTTGGCTGTAGCCATGGTGCTTGCTGGTGGTGTGCAGAGGATTGATGCTACTGGAACTCGAATCAGAG TTCAGGCCAGCAGCAATGAGGTcgctgacagaagcctgaggatTATCAAATTGACTTCAGGGGACTGGAGCACTTAG
- the LOC121113176 gene encoding histone chaperone ASF1-like gives MHKQHYSYEDCKTVKLSSKVETERDFAKLQYVSFWKKIAEIANKMERHHDTVGDKTTFVKKELCIRLADAPNPGLIPDADAVGVTVVLITCTYRGQEFIRVGYYVNNEYTETELRENPPVKPDFSKLQRNILASNPRVTRFHINWEDNTEKLEDAESSNPNLQSLLSTDALPSASKGWSTSENSLNVMLESHMDCM, from the exons ATGCACAAGCAGCACTACAGTTATGAGGACTGCAAAACAGTTAAACTCAGTAGTAAGGTGGAAACAGAGAGAGATTTTGCTAAACTTCAGTATGTCTCCTTCTGGAAAA AAATTGCtgaaatagcaaataaaatggAGCGTCACCATGATACTGTGGGTGATAAAACTACCTTTGTGAAAAAGGAGCTGTGTATCAGGTTG GCTGATGCACCTAACCCAGGGCTTATTCCAGATGCAGATGCAGTAGGTGTAACAGTTGTGCTAATTACATGCACCTATCGAGGTCAAGAATTTATTAGAGTAGGCTACTACGTAAACAACGAATATACTGAAACAGAACTGAGAGAGAATCCACCAGTAAAACCAGACTTTTCTAAG CTTCAAAGGAATATTTTGGCATCTAATCCTAGAGTCACAAGATTCCACATTAACTGGGAGGACAACACTGAAAAACTGGAAGATGCAGAGAGCAGTAACCCAAATCTACAGTCGCTGCTTTCTACAGATGCATTACCTTCAGCATCAAAGGGATGGTCAACATCAGAAAATTCATTAAATGTTATGTTAGAATCTCATATGGACTGCATGTGA